In the genome of Clostridium sp. 'White wine YQ', the window TTTATTCTTATCAAAAAATTTCTACATAGAAAAGTTTTTTTGCAATAAAAAATCTACAAGTAGCTATCACTTGTAGATTTTTTATTTAATACTTATTTAATTTCTTCACCATTAAAATTTTCATATTCAGCAGGCTTTTTATCATTTCCTCTATTATCTTGGTTATTATGCAGCTTTTGCCTTCTTTGACCTTTTTGTAATGCATTATTTTCTCTTCTTTGTACCAAAACTATCACTCCCTTCAGCTATATTTTTTGCTTAAGAGATTTTTTTAATTCTCTTTTTTATCTTTTTTGTGCTGATGGGAATAAATATTCTATACAAAGCATAATATTATCAGTTATTGTCTTAATTCTGGATTTATTCATTGTCTCAAAAGTAGCTGTTAAATAATCTTCACTTTCACTTCCAAAGGATTCTAATGCCTTTATTTTAAGATTATATTTTGTATTTTTCATAAGCCCTGTTAACTTAACAGATAGTTTAGTCTTTGACTTATTTAAATAAAAATCTGAAAAAGCTAAAAATTCCTTATGAATTTTACCGGTAATTTTATTAATAACCTCAATTTTATAAGAATGAATAAAATCTTTATGCTTTCCTTGATTAAATATTATAGTTACTGAATCACTTGTAACTTCTTTTAATTTAACCATTTTACCTTTAAAGTATGGTTTAATTCCACGTTTGTACCTATCATCGGTATATTTAAACTTAGACTTATCTCCAATACCTTCTAACACCCATGGAGTATTTATAATCTTTTCATTAACAAAATCTATGGCTTCAATTATAACTTTATTGTCTTCAGATACATTTATTAATAATCCTTGTGAAAACTCATCAGCTCTTGGTGGAATACTTCCATTCACCTTTCCTTTTTCCATCTCTATATAGCTAACAGATGCAGTTCCTATAGATGTGAAATCTCTTTGGTGTATCGATCTAGGATCATTTAAAGGGTGATGTGAATGTCCTGTAAAAGTTACTACCTGAGGATAATCTTTCAAAACCTTGTAAAATGATTTATTACTCCACTCTTCACTTCCATACACAGTATCTTTTATATGCTGGTGAACTGTAAAAAATATTGGTTTCTTAGGATCATCACTTTTTGCTATCTCAAGTCTTTCTTTAACCCATTTCAATAATTTTGAAGTAAAGTGCCCATCTCTCCATCTTCCTTCTGTGCTTACAGAAATAAAATGGAATCCTTTTATAATCTTATGAGAATGAATTAAACCACCTGTAAATTCCTTAAACCTTTTTTGAGCCATTTTAATAGGCAGTCCATTCCAGTAATCATGATTTCCCATAACAAAAATCTTTTCTGCACTAGGGTTTCCATATTCATTATATATATTTTTAAATTTAGTATATTCTGATTTTTTCCCTCCATGAGTAATGTCTCCTGCAATAATCATGGCATCTAATTCAGGTCTTAATCTATTTACTACTTCTAAAGCTTTTTTAAATTTTTTTTCATCTTTTGTAGTTTTACTTTTTAGATGAATGTCACTTATTACAGCAAATGATATATTCATTTCTTTATTCTCCTTTGAAATAAGTCATCCAAAAATTATATATTGAAATATATTCAATATTATAGCCAGAAGTTCATTTATGGTAGGTTTTTCAAGGTATAATTTTTGTTTCATTAGTATAATTTTAAGCTAATTATATCAACTTATCTAATTTATTTAAATAGGAAAACCGTAACAAAAATGCATTTTATTACGGTTTTACAATCTAGTAATATTAAATTTTAATTATATACTAAGCATTAGCTTTTTTTAATATTAATGCTGCTAATTCGTTAGCCATTTTATCAATTTCTTCTTGATCTTCTCCTTCTAACATAACTCTAACTAGTGGTTCTGTACCTGAAGGTCTAATCAGTACTCTTCCGCAACCATGAAGTGCTTCCTCTATCTTCTTTATTTCACCTTTAATTTCTTCATCTGTTTCATGAATATCTTTTTTATCATTAGGAACTTTAGCATTAACTAAAACCTGTGGTAGTTGATGCATTATACTTGCTAATTCACTTAATGATTTTCCACTTCTCTTAATTGTTGAAGCAACTTGTAATGCAGTAACTAATCCATCTCCAGTAGTATTATATTCTAAGAATATAATATGTCCTGATTGTTCTCCTCCCAATACATGGCCACTTTTCATCATTTCTTCTAAAACATATCTATCTCCAACCTTAGTTATAGACGTTTTGATTCCTTCCTTTTCACAAGCAAGCATTAGTCCTAAGTTACTCATTACAGTAACAACTAAAGTGTCATCCTTTAATCTTCCCAATTCCTTAAGATGCTTTGCACATAAAGTCATTATAAAATCGCCGTCAATTAATTTACCAGTTTCATCTACTGCTAAACATCTATCAGCATCTCCGTCAAATGCAAACCCTACATGACACCCTTTTCTAACTACATAATCCATTAGCTCTTCTGGATGCGTTGATCCACATTTTTCATTTATATTAGTTCCATCTGGATTATCATTTATTACATATACCTCTGCTCCAAGATCTCTGAAAGCTTTAACTGCAGCTGAGTAACATGCTCCATTAGCACAATCTAGTGCAACCTTTATTCCTCTCAAATCTACAGAAATAGTTTCTTTAGCAAATTCTATATAATCTTCTAATGCACCTACTTCTTCTATTCTTCTTCCTAAATCAGGTCCTATTGGTGAAGGTACTTCCTTAAATCCTGTTTCTATTACTCTTTGTATTTCATCTTCTAATTCATCAGAAAGTTTATATCCTTTATCATCAAAAAACTTAATTCCATTATATTCAACCGGATTATGAGATGCTGAAATCATTACCCCTGCATCTGCTCCATATTTTCTTGTTAAGTATGCCACAGCTGGTGTTGGTATAACCCCTAATGAAATAGCTTCTGCTCCAACAGAAAGTATACCTGCAATTAGCGCTGATTCTAACATATCTCCTGAAATTCTAGTGTCTTTAGCAACTAAAATCTTCGGTTTATGAGTTCCCTCTGTTAATACATAAGCCCCTGCTCTACCTAAGTTATATGCTAACTCTGATGTAAGCTCTGTATTTGCTATTCCTCTTACCCCATCTGTTCCAAACATTCTTCCCATATAAAATTACCTCACTCTTTCGTTTTAAGTAATAAATTTTTCACAAATATAATTATACAAAAAATATTTCTTCCATACAACTTTACAATATAAACATTTTCATAAAGTCCACCTACTTCACTTTATGTATGACCTTATGAAAGTGTCCATAATTAAGGGTAGCTCCATATAAAAGCCACCCCCTAATATTCTACTTATTCTTTTTTTCTTCTAACTTATTCATTTTTTCTAACTTCTCAATTTTTATATTCATAACAATCCCACCTATTAGTAGTGCTCCTACTAATACTAAAGATATAACAACTTCGATATTCATCTTTCTTCCTCCTTACAAACTATTTGAGCTTTAAACATTCGTATCTATGTCACCATGAGGTTTAGATTCATACTCTAACCCCTTTGTCTTTAGCTCATTATATATATTTTTAGTTGGAATAAGCCATATTTGTCCTGTTCCCCTATAAACATTAAGTAATCCTTCACCTGATGCCGCTGTACCAACTATTGATTTAGTACTTTTCTCAACAGAAAATTCAATTTCACCACTTCTTAGTATAGCAAAATTACCATCCACTTTTAAAGTATCATTTATCAAAGTACACTTAAAAATTTCTTTTTCTGGAACAGGTATCTCTAAAACTACAATCCCACTTCCTGAAAGCTTAGTTTGAAAGTATCCTTCCTCACCAAAAGCCATTGCACTAATTTTCTTAACTCTTGCTGCTCCTACTTCAATACTGCCTTCACAAGCAAAAAACAATCCATCATCAACTATTATTTCTTCATCTTCCAGCTCTATCAGTGCAAAATGTCCAAAACTAGGTTCTAAAAATATTTCACCTGTACCTTCGCACTGTGGCTTAAATAAAGGTTCTCCTGTAACTTTACTTGCAAATAACTTTTTGCCTAATCCAACTACACCGCCTACTTTATTACTAATAGTTATGTCACCTTTCATATAACTCAAGGTTCCTGGACCTATATTAACTGAGCTCTCATCTAAAATAATTCTAACCTGTTTTAATTTAATTCCAGCATCTCTCATATATTTTAGCTTAATGGCATTATCTATATCACTGCCACCTTCTAAAGCATCATATTGAAGTATTTGGAATGTTGAATCATTGCTCATCTCACTAAGCATTGTAAGCTTATTGGTTATATTAAGCGAAGTTCTCACTGAATCACCTCTTTTAATTGATAATATTATTTTACAACCTTTAACAAAATTTCACAACTAATAATACTACCTGATAATTTTAATTTTTTATAAAAACATTATTAATGAGAGCTAACTTTGAGTTGTCCTCCAAAATCAGCTCCCACTATACCTTTAAACCATTATTTTATACTTTTACTTAGTTCTATGAACTCTTCTATATCTTCTTCTATTGTCTTGAGAGAGCTTCTCCAAAAATCTACGTTTGTTATATCTATTTCCATAACCTTAGCCACATCTTCAAGCTTATTTCTTCCAGTGATAGCTAATAATTTCTCATAGTCTTCTGTGAACTTTTCTCCACTATTTAAATATTTAGCATATAATCCTTTTGCAAATAATAATCCAAATGCATAAGGGAAATTATAAAAATTACTATCTACATAATAATAGTGTGGCTTCCAAGTCCACATATATGGATGAAGATAATTTTCATCTAATCCATCCCCATAAGCTTCTTTTTGTGCCTTTATCATTATCTCTTTAATTTCATCCGCAGATAATGCTCCATTTCTTCTTCTTTCAAATACTTCGCTTTCAAAAAGGAATCTTGAATATATATCAACTATTACTTGAGTACATCCACTTATTTCTGTTTCAAGTATTGAGAAAGCTTCTTGAGGATTTCCATTCTTAATTCCTGCTTTCTTTACTATTGTTTCACAAAAAGTTGATGCTGTCTCTGCAATTGGCATTGGATAATCAGAGTTTAATACTTTTTCCTTCCTTAGGCATTCCCCATGGAATCCATGTCCAAGTTCATGAGCAAGTGTTACAACATCATTAAAAGAATTTCCATAGTTTAAAAGTATTCTGCTTTCTCCAATGAAGTGAAGATTTTCACAGAAACCTCCCCCTACTTTCCCTTCCTTTGGCATAAAATCTATCCATTCATTTTCATAGGCCCTTCTTGCAAAATCTCCAAGATGTTTACTGAATGTTCTAAAATTATCTTCTACAAAAGCTTTTCCTCTTTCACAATCAAATTCCATGTCCCCCTCAGATACTGGAGCATACAATTCGTAAAAAGGAAGGCCATTTTTATATCCTAATATCTCAGCTTTTTTTCTTAAATATTTTCTAAAACTAGGAAGATATTCTTTCATTGCTGTCATCATTGCATTTAGAGTTTTTTCTTCCATCCTAGAATTTATAAGTGTCATCTCTAAAGGAGATTTATATCCCCTCATATCACTTATAGTAAGTGCTTCTCCTTTGATAGCATTTAAAGCAGCTGCCACTCCATCTTCCACTTTTTTATAGGATTTAATTTCAGCCTCATATGCTTTTTTCCTTATTTCCTTATCTTTGTCATAAGCCATTGTAAGTACAACAGTTAATGGTAGTTTTTTAATTTCTCCATCCATCTCTATTTCTACCTGAAGATTTGAAATCAATGAATCTTTAAGTTTAAGCCAAGCAGTAGAACCAGTATTCTGCATTTTAGCTATAACCCCTTCTTCTTTATCACTTAAAACATATTTGTTCATTTCAATCTTTTCCCTTAAGAAAAACTCATGTTCCTTAAGAATTTTAGATGAAGAAATTAACTTATCAATATGTTTTATTCCTCCAAGCCATTTATCTAATTTTGCATTTGCTTCCGCCATATTACTTACATTTTGATTTAATATATCAGATGCTTTTAACGCTTCTGAATTCTTAGTATTTACACTTAATGAAAGTTCGATAAAGGATCCAAGTTTAAAGAAATAGTTCTTTAATTCACTAGTTTTTTCTATATAATCTTCTATCTTTTTTAATAAATCTTCATAATTACTTGTTACCTTGTCCGCCCAAGTATTATATTCATCAATTAAACTACTTGTATTTCTTAAATCTTCTCTAAACTCATGACTTTCAAAAGATTCGTATAATTCTTTTAAACTCCAATTCAAGCTCATATTATCCCTCCTACAACCTTATAAGAATTTAACTTAATAGCTAAATATTTACTTAAATTATATCATAAGTTTATCCATTAATAGAGGAATATATGAGTAACTTGTTATATTAATATATCTCTCTTAGTGAATACTACATGAGATATTATATAAAATACTATAGTTGTTATTATCATTACTGCAATCCCAAAAGCTAACGTCATGTTGGGGTTATTATACTGAACTGCCATATACCCACTTAAAAGTCCACCTGCATCTCCATAAGATGTAAATAGGAAATTAGCAATCTTTTTAACTGGAGATAGAACTTGAGATAATATTTGTACCAATGTAAATAATGATGTAGTAACTGCCATAGAAATCATACTAGTTTTAAATAGTGATGAAATCAAAAATACAAATGCACAGCATGCAACTATAAATAAAATCTGTACAAGAAACATTCTAATTGTGAAATTCCACTGTGGTATCATTTCACCAGTACCTGCAACTTGAACTAACTGATGTCCTCCTCCTTCTTGAGCCTTACTCATATCAAATGCATATTTAGCATTAAACATAATTGGCATTTTTGCATATCCAAATCCCTTAGTTAACCCTATTAATAAGAACGCCACTACTTCAATTGATAATATTAGACTTACACAACTTATAACTACTGCTATAAACTTTGATAATAATACCTTTCCTCTTGAAACTGGTTGTATAATTAAAAATTTCATAGTTGGAGGTGTAAATTCTCCTGATACCATATCACTCATAAATATTGCAATACCTACTGCTAAGAATACCATTCCTAAAATTTGTATTATTTGCTCAATGAAATTGTACCCTTTAATCTGCCATGACTCTATAGGTTTTAAATCATTAGTCTTATAATAATTTAATTCATCTAATCTTGTTTTAAGTTGACTCTTATACCTATCAGGTTGTGTTTCATCATTTATTTGTTGCTTTAAACTAGTTATTTCTTGGTCTAGATTTGCTTTCCAATCGTCTGTAACAGTACCTTCTTTTATTTGTTTTTCTAATTTATCTAGTGCTGCTTGAGCCCTATCTATGCTTAACTTGAGATCATTCTTCTTAGCTTCAACGCTGCTATCAGAAGCTGATTTTGCTTCAAGCTGCTTCATATCTTGATTCAACCAGCTTATATTTTCCTTTAATGTCGCTACTCTTCCTTCAGGTGAATTTGCCTTTTTTGCTCTATTTTCACTTATGTTATTCCCTATAAACAATAGTGCTACAAAGGCTACAAATAATATTGAGACTACATAGGTTTTTCCTCTACCGAATATCTTTCTTAATTCATTTTTAGTTAATGTAAATAACATTACCTTACCCCTCCTTCCACAAGTTCCATATATCTCTGTTCTAGCCCTTTGTGTTTTCTATAAATCTCTATAATTTCTATATCTTTAGCTACCAATTCTTGTATTAACTTAGGGGAACTACCTTTGTCTATGGAAACTACAACTTCTCCATCATATATATTAACACTATGAATAACTTCTAACTCCTTGATAACCTTAACAGCCTTATCATCATCAGTAGTAACAACAACCATAGTATCTTTTTGGGTCGCTACTCCATCTTCATTTACCTTCTCAACTGACTTAATTTCTCCACCATTTATAAATGCAACTCTGTCACACAAATGTTGTACTTCACTTAATATATGTGAAGAAACAAATACAGACATTCCTCTTTCTTTTGCTGCCTTCTTTACAATTTCTCTAAAATCTAATATTCCTGATGGATCTAGTCCATTTGTAGGTTCATCTAATATCATAAGCTTTGGATTTCCAAGTAATGCAGCTCCTAACCCTAGTCTCTGTTTCATACCTAAAGAATATTTCTTAACCTTATCACCTATTCTATTTTCTAAACCTATAAGTTTAATTATTTCCTCAACATCTTCTTTAGGTACTTTTCTTATTCTCGCAATTTGCATAAGGTTTTCTCTTCCAGAAAGATATCCATAAAGTTCCGGATTTTCAACTACAGCACCTAAATTAGCTAATGCTTTTTCTCTATCTTTTTGTATATCATGCCCTAAGATTTGTATAGTTCCCTCATTAGGGGCAATAAGTCCTACAAGCATTCTTATAGTTGTGGTTTTACCTGCACCATTTGGTCCTAGAAATCCGAATATCTCTCCTTCTTCTACTGAAAAAGAAATACCCTTTATGATTTCTTTCTTACCTAGTTTCTTTTTTACATTTTTTACTTCTAATACTTTCATTCATCTTCCTCCCCTCACCTAACTTATGTTACCAATTAATTCTAATTATTAAATTAACAATCCCTTAAGTTTTTCTTAAAATAAAAGTATAAAAATCCTAAGAGTCCTTCATAAAAATGAAATATTTTAGAAAAAAAAAAAAAAAAAAATAGTAGAAATCAAAGGATTTCTACTATTTTAAATATATAATAATTCTATTTTAATATTCTTTAGCTGTTTCTTCTCCGCTAAGAACTCTTATAGCACCTTGTGCTAAAGCTAAAAGCTCATCTTCTCCTGGATATACTACAACTGGTGCAATCCAGCTAACTTTCTTTTCTATAGCTTCAGTAACTTCCTTACCATATGCGATACCGCCAGTAAGAATTATAGCATCTATTTTACCTTCTAACACTACTGAATATTCTCCAATAGCTTTTGTAACTTGATGAATAAATGCTCCATAAACTAACTTTGCTTCTTCATTTCCTTCATGAACTAACTTCGAAACATCTCTAGCATCGTTAGTATTTAGGTAAGCTACATATCCACCTTTACCAACTATTTTTTTATAAAGTTCATCTTCAGTGTATTTTCCACTAAAGCATAATTTAATTAAGTCTCCAGCAGGAGTTGATCCTGCTCTTTCTGGAGAAAATGGACCTTCTCCATCTAAAGTATTATTTACATCAATAATTCTACCAGCTTTATGAGCTCCTACAGATACTCCTCCACCCATATGAACAACAACTAAGTTAACATCTTCATATTTTTTATTATGTTCTTTAGCATATCTTTTTGCTACAGCTTTTTGGTTTAATGCATGGAATATTGATTTTCTTGGAAGTTCAGGTACTCCTGATAATCTAGCTACATCTATTAATTCATCAACAACAACTGGATCAACTATAAATGCATTTACTCCTATTTCTTTAGCTATTTCATTAGCCAATATAGCTCCAAGATTTGAAGCATGTTGACCATATGCTGCTACCTTTAAATCTGCTAGTAAAGCTTCATTTACATTATAAGTACCACCTGGTATAGGTTTTAGCATTCCACCTCTGCCTACTACTGCACTTAGAGATTTAATATCAAAGTTTTTATCCGCTAAAACTTTAAGAATTACTTCTTTTCTAAAATCCTTTTGTTCAAAGATTGATGCATATTTACCTATTTCTTCTGCTGAGTGTCTTAATGTTTCTTCAAATAATTCCTTTTCATCCTCATAAACACCTATTTTGGTAGATGTAGAGCCTGGATTAATGATTAATAGTTTGTAAGCCATTTTATAATCCTCCTTAAATTATTATTTACTTTCTGCAACTAGTGCTGCAAGTGCTATTGAATTAACTTTAGTTTCAACAGAATCTGCTCTAGAAGTTAATATAACTGGAGCTGAAGTTCCTACTAAGCATCCTCCGTTTCTTGAATGAGAAAGATATGTTAAACATTTATACATTACATTTGCTGTTTCTATGTTTGGTAATAAGAATATATCAGCTTTCCCTGCAACTTCACCAGTAACATTTTTATGATGAGCTGCTTCTTCTGATAAAGCATTGTCAAACGCTAGAGGTCCATCAATTACACATCCCTTAATTTGTCCTCTTTCTGACATCTTAGATAATAGTGCTGCATCCACAGTAGCTGGCATATCTGGGTT includes:
- a CDS encoding clostri-philic family protein, which codes for MVQRRENNALQKGQRRQKLHNNQDNRGNDKKPAEYENFNGEEIK
- a CDS encoding metallophosphoesterase, with the translated sequence MNISFAVISDIHLKSKTTKDEKKFKKALEVVNRLRPELDAMIIAGDITHGGKKSEYTKFKNIYNEYGNPSAEKIFVMGNHDYWNGLPIKMAQKRFKEFTGGLIHSHKIIKGFHFISVSTEGRWRDGHFTSKLLKWVKERLEIAKSDDPKKPIFFTVHQHIKDTVYGSEEWSNKSFYKVLKDYPQVVTFTGHSHHPLNDPRSIHQRDFTSIGTASVSYIEMEKGKVNGSIPPRADEFSQGLLINVSEDNKVIIEAIDFVNEKIINTPWVLEGIGDKSKFKYTDDRYKRGIKPYFKGKMVKLKEVTSDSVTIIFNQGKHKDFIHSYKIEVINKITGKIHKEFLAFSDFYLNKSKTKLSVKLTGLMKNTKYNLKIKALESFGSESEDYLTATFETMNKSRIKTITDNIMLCIEYLFPSAQKR
- the glmM gene encoding phosphoglucosamine mutase, whose protein sequence is MGRMFGTDGVRGIANTELTSELAYNLGRAGAYVLTEGTHKPKILVAKDTRISGDMLESALIAGILSVGAEAISLGVIPTPAVAYLTRKYGADAGVMISASHNPVEYNGIKFFDDKGYKLSDELEDEIQRVIETGFKEVPSPIGPDLGRRIEEVGALEDYIEFAKETISVDLRGIKVALDCANGACYSAAVKAFRDLGAEVYVINDNPDGTNINEKCGSTHPEELMDYVVRKGCHVGFAFDGDADRCLAVDETGKLIDGDFIMTLCAKHLKELGRLKDDTLVVTVMSNLGLMLACEKEGIKTSITKVGDRYVLEEMMKSGHVLGGEQSGHIIFLEYNTTGDGLVTALQVASTIKRSGKSLSELASIMHQLPQVLVNAKVPNDKKDIHETDEEIKGEIKKIEEALHGCGRVLIRPSGTEPLVRVMLEGEDQEEIDKMANELAALILKKANA
- a CDS encoding AIM24 family protein: MRTSLNITNKLTMLSEMSNDSTFQILQYDALEGGSDIDNAIKLKYMRDAGIKLKQVRIILDESSVNIGPGTLSYMKGDITISNKVGGVVGLGKKLFASKVTGEPLFKPQCEGTGEIFLEPSFGHFALIELEDEEIIVDDGLFFACEGSIEVGAARVKKISAMAFGEEGYFQTKLSGSGIVVLEIPVPEKEIFKCTLINDTLKVDGNFAILRSGEIEFSVEKSTKSIVGTAASGEGLLNVYRGTGQIWLIPTKNIYNELKTKGLEYESKPHGDIDTNV
- a CDS encoding M3 family oligoendopeptidase yields the protein MSLNWSLKELYESFESHEFREDLRNTSSLIDEYNTWADKVTSNYEDLLKKIEDYIEKTSELKNYFFKLGSFIELSLSVNTKNSEALKASDILNQNVSNMAEANAKLDKWLGGIKHIDKLISSSKILKEHEFFLREKIEMNKYVLSDKEEGVIAKMQNTGSTAWLKLKDSLISNLQVEIEMDGEIKKLPLTVVLTMAYDKDKEIRKKAYEAEIKSYKKVEDGVAAALNAIKGEALTISDMRGYKSPLEMTLINSRMEEKTLNAMMTAMKEYLPSFRKYLRKKAEILGYKNGLPFYELYAPVSEGDMEFDCERGKAFVEDNFRTFSKHLGDFARRAYENEWIDFMPKEGKVGGGFCENLHFIGESRILLNYGNSFNDVVTLAHELGHGFHGECLRKEKVLNSDYPMPIAETASTFCETIVKKAGIKNGNPQEAFSILETEISGCTQVIVDIYSRFLFESEVFERRRNGALSADEIKEIMIKAQKEAYGDGLDENYLHPYMWTWKPHYYYVDSNFYNFPYAFGLLFAKGLYAKYLNSGEKFTEDYEKLLAITGRNKLEDVAKVMEIDITNVDFWRSSLKTIEEDIEEFIELSKSIK
- a CDS encoding ABC transporter permease subunit — translated: MLFTLTKNELRKIFGRGKTYVVSILFVAFVALLFIGNNISENRAKKANSPEGRVATLKENISWLNQDMKQLEAKSASDSSVEAKKNDLKLSIDRAQAALDKLEKQIKEGTVTDDWKANLDQEITSLKQQINDETQPDRYKSQLKTRLDELNYYKTNDLKPIESWQIKGYNFIEQIIQILGMVFLAVGIAIFMSDMVSGEFTPPTMKFLIIQPVSRGKVLLSKFIAVVISCVSLILSIEVVAFLLIGLTKGFGYAKMPIMFNAKYAFDMSKAQEGGGHQLVQVAGTGEMIPQWNFTIRMFLVQILFIVACCAFVFLISSLFKTSMISMAVTTSLFTLVQILSQVLSPVKKIANFLFTSYGDAGGLLSGYMAVQYNNPNMTLAFGIAVMIITTIVFYIISHVVFTKRDILI
- a CDS encoding ABC transporter ATP-binding protein; the encoded protein is MKVLEVKNVKKKLGKKEIIKGISFSVEEGEIFGFLGPNGAGKTTTIRMLVGLIAPNEGTIQILGHDIQKDREKALANLGAVVENPELYGYLSGRENLMQIARIRKVPKEDVEEIIKLIGLENRIGDKVKKYSLGMKQRLGLGAALLGNPKLMILDEPTNGLDPSGILDFREIVKKAAKERGMSVFVSSHILSEVQHLCDRVAFINGGEIKSVEKVNEDGVATQKDTMVVVTTDDDKAVKVIKELEVIHSVNIYDGEVVVSIDKGSSPKLIQELVAKDIEIIEIYRKHKGLEQRYMELVEGGVR
- the buk gene encoding butyrate kinase — its product is MAYKLLIINPGSTSTKIGVYEDEKELFEETLRHSAEEIGKYASIFEQKDFRKEVILKVLADKNFDIKSLSAVVGRGGMLKPIPGGTYNVNEALLADLKVAAYGQHASNLGAILANEIAKEIGVNAFIVDPVVVDELIDVARLSGVPELPRKSIFHALNQKAVAKRYAKEHNKKYEDVNLVVVHMGGGVSVGAHKAGRIIDVNNTLDGEGPFSPERAGSTPAGDLIKLCFSGKYTEDELYKKIVGKGGYVAYLNTNDARDVSKLVHEGNEEAKLVYGAFIHQVTKAIGEYSVVLEGKIDAIILTGGIAYGKEVTEAIEKKVSWIAPVVVYPGEDELLALAQGAIRVLSGEETAKEY